The Populus alba chromosome 6, ASM523922v2, whole genome shotgun sequence genome contains a region encoding:
- the LOC118053045 gene encoding BTB/POZ domain and ankyrin repeat-containing protein NBCL, protein MTLEDSLRSLSLDYLNLLINGQAFSDVTFSVEGRLVHAHRCILAARSLFFRKVFCGPDPPSGLDPSGSRINTVGSPGSRSNVIPVNSVGYEVFLLLLQFLYSGQVSIVPQKHEPRPNCGERGCWHTHCTSAVDLALDTLAAARYFGVEQLAMLTQKQLANMVEKASIEDVMKVLIASRKQDMHQLWTTCSHLVAKSGLPPEVLAKHLPIDVVAKIEELRLRSSIARRSLMPHHHHHLHDLTSAADLEDQKIRRMKRALDSSDVELVKLMVMGEGLNLDEALALHYAVENCSREVVKALLELGAANVNYQAGPAGKTPLHIAAEMVSPDMVAVLLDHHADPNVRTVDGVTPLDILRTLTSDFLFKGAVPGLAHMEPNKLRLCLELVQSAAMVLSREEGNVNATSTLIYPSMSDEHNTSSCGSNLANLNLDSRLVYLNLGAAGSGQMRSRMDEDDDSSHNNQRDHHAMSRHDPTMYHHHSHDI, encoded by the exons ATGACTCTTGAAGACTCTCTAAGATCTCTATCTCTAGACTATCTTAACCTTCTTATCAATGGCCAAGCTTTCTCTGATGTAACTTTCAGTGTAGAGGGTCGTTTAGTTCATGCTCACAGGTGTATTTTAGCAGCAAGAAGTTTGTTTTTCAGGAAGGTTTTTTGTGGACCTGATCCACCATCTGGGCTAGACCCATCCGGGTCCAGGATAAACACGGTTGGATCACCAGGTTCGAGGTCTAATGTGATACCAGTTAACTCAGTGGGGTATGAGGTGTTCTTGTTGCTGTTACAGTTCCTGTATAGTGGACAAGTCTCTATTGTGCCACAAAAACATGAGCCAAGGCCTAATTGTGGTGAGAGAGGGTGTTGGCATACACATTGCACCTCAGCCGTTGATCTTGCTCTTGACACCCTTGCTGCCGCTAGATACTTTGGTGTTGAACAGCTTGCAATGCTCACTCAG AAGCAATTGGCTAACATGGTAGAGAAGGCCTCAATTGAAGATGTGATGAAGGTGCTGATAGCTTCAAGAAAGCAAGATATGCACCAACTTTGGACCACTTGCTCACATCTTGTGGCCAAATCAGGCCTCCCACCAGAAGTCCTAGCTAAACACCTTCCAATTGATGTTGTGGCCAAAATTGAAGAACTACGCCTCAGATCATCTATTGCTCGAAGATCACTAATGCcccaccatcaccaccatctCCACGATCTTACCTCAGCTGCTGATCTCGAGGACCAAAAAATTCGAAGAATGAAAAGGGCGTTAGATTCATCTGATGTTGAACTAGTCAAGCTTATGGTAATGGGAGAAGGCCTCAATCTTGATGAAGCACTGGCTTTACATTATGCTGTCGAGAATTGTAGCCGGGAAGTGGTCAAAGCCTTGCTTGAGCTTGGTGCAGCTAATGTTAATTATCAGGCAGGGCCGGCAGGGAAAACTCCTCTTCACATTGCAGCAGAAATGGTGTCACCAGATATGGTTGCAGTACTTCTTGACCATCATGCTGACCCTAATGTTAGAACCGTTGATGGAGTCACCCCTCTTGACATTCTTAGAACCCTAACCTCAGATTTCTTGTTCAAGGGGGCAGTCCCGGGTCTAGCCCACATGGAGCCCAACAAGCTTAGGCTGTGTCTTGAGCTCGTTCAATCCGCTGCAATGGTTCTTTCACGTGAAGAAGGGAATGTGAATGCTACTTCAACCCTTATTTATCCATCAATGAGTGATGAACATAATACAAGCAGCTGTGGTAGTAATCTTGCTAACTTGAATCTTGATTCAAGGTTGGTTTATTTGAATCTTGGAGCTGCTGGTTCAGGTCAAATGAGATCAAGGATGGATGAAGATGACGATAGTAGCCACAACAACCAGAGAGATCATCATGCAATGAGTCGACATGATCCAACAATGTACCACCATCACTCTCATGACATTTAG